A part of Lacerta agilis isolate rLacAgi1 chromosome 7, rLacAgi1.pri, whole genome shotgun sequence genomic DNA contains:
- the NDUFA2 gene encoding NADH dehydrogenase [ubiquinone] 1 alpha subcomplex subunit 2, with translation MAASSAARVVQGGLSRNLKEIRIHLCQRSPASQGVRDFIKQHYVTLKKANPDFPILIRECSDVQPKLWARYAFGREKSVSLNNLNVDQVAKALENVVNSKA, from the exons ATGGCGGCCTCCTCAGCTGCGCGGGTCGTTCAGGGCGGCCTCTCTCGGAACCTCAAGGAGATCCGGATCCACCTCTGCCAGCGCTCGCCGGCCAGCCAGGGGGTCAG AGATTTCATTAAACAACATTATGTGACTTTAAAGAAAGCAAATCCAGATTTTCCTATCCTGATCAGAGAGTGCTCAGATGTGCAACCCAAGCTCTGGGCTAGATATG CATTTGGCAGAGAGAAGAGTGTATCACTGAATAACCTAAACGTGGACCAAGTTGCCAAAGCCTTGGAGAATGTTGTTAACAGCAAAGCATAA